One part of the Mya arenaria isolate MELC-2E11 chromosome 3, ASM2691426v1 genome encodes these proteins:
- the LOC128227821 gene encoding heat shock 70 kDa protein 12A-like has product MATAGPFGEKKAKLLVAAVDFGTTYSGYAFSLKHDYTKDPLKISVNQAWTAGSMALTSYKAPTVVLFNERKEFHSFGYEAEDMYSELAMDGEHHNWYFFKRFKMRLHKEKVLRDMSIDDAKGRSLPAMLVFQEVIRYLKGHMLETLKKRGTMIENKDIHWVLTVPAIWRDAAKQFMRESACKAEIEGGQLTVALEPEAASLFCQLLPTDKVSSTIGTSFAVASAGSKYMVIDLGGGTADITVHERQEDGGLRELHKASGGAWGGTRVDEEFDQLLIKIIGAPVLTKFKEEYTADYLDLMRELEVKKRTIKPSSKGKITLKVPVKLAETYEDETEEKVAEAIAGSTYQGKLTWASDKMRLDAEVFKGLFKHCIEKIIEHIKDLLCNDNVSGTKTLLMVGGFSDSEMMQAAVKNAFPACNVIIPEEAGLCVLKGAVIFGHRPVSITSRMSRYTYGINISPPYDKDNHPPSRKVTVGGVDRCQNVFRRYIQEGEAMRVGEARTGRHITLSDHQTEMVLNIYASPKRDPQFVDEDESECLGQVVVKLPDKDDKIRVEVSMKFGETELAVEAEELSTNNKYTSYFDFL; this is encoded by the exons ATGGCGACAGCGGGCCCGTTCGGCGAAAAGAAGGCAAAGCTCCTGGTGGCGGCCGTGGACTTTGGAACGACGTACAGCGGCTACGCGTTCTCCCTGAAGCACGACTATACCAAGGACCCACTGAAGATATCCGTAAACCAGGCATGGACTGCCGGCTCTATGGCGCTCACATCCTACAAAG CGCCGACAGTTGTGCTGTTTAACGAGCGGAAGGAGTTCCATAGCTTCGGGTATGAGGCGGAGGACATGTACTCGGAGCTGGCCATGGACGGTGAGCACCACAACTGGTACTTCTTCAAGAGGTTCAAGATGAGGCTTCACAAGGAGAAG GTGTTACGAGACATGTCGATCGACGACGCTAAGGGGAGGTCCCTCCCTGCGATGCTGGTGTTCCAGGAGGTGATTCGCTACCTTAAGGGACACATGCTGGAGACGCTCAAGAAGCGGGGAACCATGATTGAGAACAAGGACATCCACTGGGTGCTCACCGTCCCCGCCATCTGGAGGGACGCCGCTAAACAGTTCATGCGAGAGTCCGCGTGTAAG GCGGAAATCGAAGGAGGCCAACTGACGGTGGCTCTTGAACCGGAAGCGGCCTCGCTATTCTGCCAGCTGCTGCCTACTGATAAAGTGAGCAGCACAATCGGGACTTCTTTCGCCGTGGCCAGCGCGGGGTCCAAGTACATGGTCATCGACCTTGGAG GCGGCACTGCAGACATCACTGTGCACGAACGACAGGAAGACGGCGGGCTGCGGGAGTTGCACAAGGCGAGCGGCGGCGCGTGGGGCGGCACGCGGGTGGACGAGGAGTTTGATCAGCTACTTATCAAGATAATCGGGGCGCCTGTCCTGACCAAGTTCAAGGAAGAATACACGGCGGACTACCTGGACCTAATGAGAGAACTGGAGGTAAAGAAACGCACAATAAAGCCGTCAAGTAAAGGGAAAATTACGCTTAAGGTGCCGGTGAAGTTGGCGGAGACTTATGAGGACGAAACAGAGGAAAAGGTGGCTGAAGCGATAGCTGGGTCAACATACCAGGGCAAATTAACTTGGGCGTCTGATAAAATGCGATTAGATGCCGAGGTTTTTAAGGGactatttaaacattgtattgaaaAGATAATAGAACATATAAAAGACTTGTTATGTAATGACAATGTTTCTGGAACTAAAACTTTATTGATGGTGGGAGGATTTTCCGATTCAGAAATGATGCAGGCTGCGGTAAAAAACGCGTTTCCTGCATGTAATGTGATTATTCCGGAAGAGGCAGGCCTCTGTGTGTTGAAGGGTGCGGTTATATTCGGTCACCGACCCGTGTCCATCACATCCCGAATGTCTCGATACACCTACGGCATCAACATTTCCCCGCCTTACGACAAGGACAACCACCCGCCCTCGAGGAAGGTGACGGTGGGCGGGGTTGACCGCTGTCAGAACGTGTTTAGGCGGTATATCCAGGAGGGCGAGGCGATGAGGGTCGGGGAGGCTCGCACAGGCAGACATATAACGCTAAGCGACCACCAGACGGAAATGGTTCTAAATATATACGCATCGCCAAAGCGCGATCCTCAGTTTGTTGACGAAGACGAGTCGGAGTGTCTCGGACAGGTGGTCGTCAAATTGCCTGACAAGGATGATAAGATTCGTGTCGAGGTGAGCATGAAGTTCGGAGAGACGGAACTAGCAGTGGAGGCGGAGGAGCTCTCAACCAACAACAAATACACGTcgtactttgactttctgtaG